The genomic DNA GGTGGTGGTGGCGCTGACGCTGACACCGGCACTGTGTGCGACGATGCTCAAGGCCAAGCACGGCGAGAAAACCACAGGTTTCTTTGGGCTGTTCAATCGCGGCTTTGACAAGCTGTTGGGCGGGTATGCCGGTACGGTGGGTTACATCGTCAAGCGGCCCGTGCGGGTGGGGATCATCTATCTGATGATCGTGGCGCTGATGGTCAGCATGTTCATGCGCACGCCGCAAGGGTTCTTGCCGGACGAGGATCAGGGGATTCTGTTCACTCTAATTCAGGGTCCGACAGGCACCACGGCCGAACAGACGCTGGACGTGGTCAAGCAGGTCGAAAACTATTTCCTCGATCAGGAGGGCGAGATCGTCGAAAGCGTCTTCGGCATTGCCGGATTCAGCTTTTCGGGGCGCGGGCAAAACATGGGATTGGCCTTTGTCCGGCTCAAGGACTGGGACAAACGCGAAGAGGCCGCGCAAAGTGTTCAGGCACTTGCGGGCCGGGCCTACGGGGCATTCAGCCAAATTCAGGGCGCGATGGTGTTTCCCATCGTGCCACCGTCGGTGATCGAACTGGGCAATGTCTCGGGCTTTGATTTCTACATTCAGGCGCGCGGCGGGCAGAGCCACGAGCAACTGCTGCAGGCGCGCAATCAGATGCTGGGCATGGCAGCGCAAAGCCCGCTGATTGCATCAGCCCGGCCCAGCGGGCTGGAGGACGCGGCGCAGTTCAATCTGGATATCGACTGGCGCAAGGCCGGAGCCATGGGGGTCAGCGCGACGGATGTGGGCAACCTGCTCGGCACCGCGTGGGCGGGCACCTATGTCAATGATTTCGTGGATGAGGGCCGGATCAAGCGGGTCTATGTGCAGGGTGAGGCACATGCCCGCAGCGTGCCGTCAGACATCGAGAAATGGCGTGTGCGCAACGCCAGTGGTGGTCTGGTGCCGTTCTCCAACTTTACCACTGCGCAATGGTCCTATGGGCCGCAAGGGGTGACGCGTTACAACGGTGTCCCGGCAATGCAAATTCAGGGCGCCCCCGCGCCCGGCGTCAGCACTGGCGAGGCGATTGCCGAACTGAAACGCCTCGCCGGTGACCTGCCACCGGGGTTCCAGATCTCGTTAACTGGTCTGTCGCTGGAAGAGCAGGAGTCGGGCAATCAGGCACCGCTGCTCTATGCGCTGTCGTTGGCGGCGATTTTCCTCGCGTTGGCAGCATTGTACGAATCCTGGTCGATCCCGTTCGCGGTGATGCTGGCGATGCCCATCGGGGTGCTGGGCGCGCTGGTCGGTGCGTGGCTGGGCAGTTTCGATAATGGCGTGTTCTTTCAGGTCGGCCTGCTGACGGTGATCGGCCTGACCGGCAAGAACGCGATCCTGATCGTCGAGTTTGCGCGCGATAAACGCGCGGCGGGCGAAACTATTTTGGAGGCCGCAGTCGATGCCGCACGCCAGCGGTTCCGACCGATCCTGATGACCTCGATGGCGTTTGGTCTGGGCGTGTTGCCACTGGTGCTGAGCACCGGGGCGGGGTCCGGTGGGCGCACGGCCATCGGGGCGGGTGTGCTGTCGGGCACGATCGCCGCGACGGTACTGGGGGTGCTTTTCGTGCCGCTGTTCTTTGCGGTGATCTCAAAGATGAGCGGCTCGCGCGGCAAGCCGGACTGATCCTCTGGACGGTTATCGCGCTGGGCAGCCAAAATATAGCCGGTTTCCCAACGCTGCGGTTCAGACGACGGCGGGTCAGTGACTGATATATCCACGTCTACGCGTAGCTCGGCCTGCATGGCCTTTGTACGGAGCGAAGTGCCAATAGACGCCATGTGATTTTATTATTAAAAATCAAGTACTTTAAGTAGCGTGAATTTTTCGGCCATGCCCCCGGAGTTAACAATGTCCATATTGATTGACGTGCAAAATGGGATGACGGAAGAGCGTAAATCTGATACATAAATCTTGTGTATCTAAGGGGGATCGCCTCGTGGATGGGCGGACGCACCAAAGACCCTATGGATGACCAAAAAACGTACCCAGATATGGCGAAGCACGAAACCCTGACCTGTTTCCGCACTGTCTTTGAAGCCGTCGGAACACCTGACTTTGAAAAGGAGCTTGCCGATGCGATGGGCAATGTCCTTGACTTTGATTTCATCACGATGGCCCGTTATTCCACGCGTGAGATGCCACGTTTTCTGATCCATTCGCATACGTTTCCCTCGCACATGGCGGAACTCTATCTGTCAGAGTTTGCCGCGTCTGATCCATATCTTGACCATTGGCGTCGGACTAGGAAGGAAGGCGTTGTTTGGTTGCAGGACTTTGTACGAGATCACAATCGCTATAGCCACTACACCGGGGGTCTTATGCCGGAAATCGGTGTCACTGACGAAATCGGTGTTTTTCTGCCCGGCGTGGCCGACAGTTCGGTTGCGATCTTTTTCAACAAAAAGGATGCGCTGTTTTCGTTGGAGGACAGTCAGGCTTTGCGCGGCATTTTTGATGCTTGCGCGGCGCTCTATCGCTTGCATATCCGCTCGCTTTTGCGGGTTAGCCCGGAACATATCGACAGCTCGCCCTCGCTTGGCTACCCGCTGCGGATCACCAATAGCGCCGGCTCTACGATCTGGGTCACCAACGAATGGAGCAAGCAAGAGGTGCCGGAGGCCGAGTTGGAGTGCTTTCCGCTGGAGGCCAGCTTTGGACTGCCCGAGCGGTTCTTATGGACATTGACGCCAAAGGATCTGTCGGATCAGCCCGCGGCCCAAACCTCGACGATTGAAAACTGGAGCAACCAGATGGGGCTGACGCCGCGCGAGAAGGATATCGTGCAGTTAATCTTTAAGGGCCACAGCAGTACGAATATTGCTCATATGCTTGATCTGTCGTTGGGGAATATCAAGAATCACAAAGGGCGAATCTATCGTAAACTGGGCATCACCAGCGAGCGGGAACTGTTCCTGATGTTCTTTGGCGCGATGGCTGAATAGGGGATCGGTGCCAAAGTGAGGTCAGGTATGGCTGTTGACGACGGCCTGTAGAATACGATCAAGGCTCATAGCGATAAGGGCCATGCCCAAGCCCGCAACGATACCCATTCCTGCATCAGCCCGGCCAAGCGCGACATAGATCGCTTGACCTAGCCCGGTGGTGCCGACCAGTGCCGCGATGACCAGCATTCCCAGTGAATAAAGCACGGTCTGATTCACCCCGATCAACATCTGTGGAATGGCTTGGGGCAGTCGTACAAGCCAGAAAAGTTGCCAACGCGAGCAGCCACCCGACACGCCAACGTCGACCAGCGTTCCCGAAACGTTGCGCAGGCCGAATTCGGTGTAGCGGATCATGGGGACGATAGCATAGGCGATGATCGCCAGCAGTGCCGTGAACTCTCCGACGTGAAAGAGCATGAGAGCAGGGATCAGCAATACGAATTGTGGCAGGGTCTGGAGCACATCGTTGATTGAGCGGATGATACCCGACATCAGGTCCGAGGCGGCGGCCCAAACTCCAATCAATCCGCCAAAGAGCACGCAAAGAAAGACCGATACAAAACATAGATAGACGGACAGCATTGCCTGCGACCAAAGCCCGTTGATGAGCAAGAACACGATTGTCCCACCTAAAAACAGGGCCAGACGCCGCCCGTCCACGGCGTAACCCAGCATGATCGACAGCAGCAGCACACTGGCCCATGGCAACCCGGTGGTGCCGAAATACAAAACGCCCATGACCACGATAATCGCAACGCCGGTTTTCCACCAACCGGAACCAAAGGCAGTGAGACAGCCAATTGCCGTCAGCGCCCAGTAGGCGGATTTTAACAGCGGGGTGAAGGTGAAGCCCCATGTGAAGGGCTGTATGACCTTCTCGAAGCCCATCTTCACGGGCAGGAGCAAATGATAGAGCACCCAGTTCTTAACGCTGGCCATCTGCGCGCCAAATCGGGTGGTAAAAGTCTCGACCGCATCGTTGATGTTTTGGGCGGGATAGACGACCCACCGATCCGGCCAGATGGTGAAGCCGGGCATAGAAACCGCCAGAGCAGATCCGATAGCTATGAGCGCTACAGCCCAAAGTGCGAACCGATCGCCTGACATTCCCACATGGCTGGCGGTTGGCAATTGTCGTGCGGCAAAAGCGGCCGTTACGCGGTCCAGCATGATTGCCAAAAGCACGATGACGATGCCAGAAAGCAGGCTTTGCCCAAACTGCGCTTTGCGCATGGACGAGAGAACCTCCCAGCCGATATCGTCGAAGCCGCCGATAATTGCTGCGATGATGATCATCGACAGTGCCGCCATTGTGGTCTGATTGACACCGATCAGCATTTGCGGCCAAGCGGTCGGCAATTCGGCCCAAAGAAATTTCTGGAACGGGGTGCAGCCCGACATGCGCGCGCTTTCGACAATGGCGGGCGGAATCCTCTGAAATCCGAGAATCGTATTGCGCACCATTGGCGGTACGGCGAACACGACGCTGGCAATCAAGCCGACCACCGGGCCAAAGCCAAACAGCAGTAGGATCGGGATCAGGTAGGCGAAAGCAGGGATCGTCTGCATCAGGTCAAGCGTCGGCAAGATTACCCGGAGCATCCGCCGAGAGCGAAACCCGACATACCCCATCAGAAACCCCAGCAACACCGACAGAGGCAGCGCGACGACCACCAGCGAGAGCGTGTTCATTGCTGCGATCCAATAGCCCGAGATCAGCGTATAGAGCAGTGCCAACACCGTTAACGCGGCCAGCCTGATCCCGCCGGCCTGCCACGCGATGAGCGCGACGAGTGAGAGTGTGATGATCCACGGAAAGCCCAGCAGAAT from Roseovarius pelagicus includes the following:
- a CDS encoding efflux RND transporter permease subunit, with the protein product MARFFIDRPIFAWVISIFIIGIGVLSILILPVAQYPQIAPPTVTVSATYPGASAETVANTVTQVIEQQMTGLDGLRYISSSSTSAGGTSITLTFETGTDPDIAQVQVQNKLAQATPLLPEPVQRQGVPVQKSSSGFLMVIALIAESGTYDATDLGDYLNTYMVNELSRVDGVGNVRVFGARYAMRIWLDPAKLAAFELTPQDVVTAVRAQNAQISAGEFGARPATDGQVLNATITAQSLLTTPDDFRQIVIRAETDGGLVLVNDVARVEIGAENYGTISRFKRNPSSGLAISLAPGANALDTAELVKARVAELAAFFPEGVEYVIPYDTTPFVKISIKEVVKTLIEAIILVFFVMLLFLQNLRATLIPTLAVPVVLMGTFGVMAFFGFSINTLTMLAMVLAIGLLVDDAIVVVENVERIMEQEGLSPLEATRKSMDQITGALIGIAVVLSAVLVPMAFFPGSTGVIYQQFSVTIISAMALSVVVALTLTPALCATMLKAKHGEKTTGFFGLFNRGFDKLLGGYAGTVGYIVKRPVRVGIIYLMIVALMVSMFMRTPQGFLPDEDQGILFTLIQGPTGTTAEQTLDVVKQVENYFLDQEGEIVESVFGIAGFSFSGRGQNMGLAFVRLKDWDKREEAAQSVQALAGRAYGAFSQIQGAMVFPIVPPSVIELGNVSGFDFYIQARGGQSHEQLLQARNQMLGMAAQSPLIASARPSGLEDAAQFNLDIDWRKAGAMGVSATDVGNLLGTAWAGTYVNDFVDEGRIKRVYVQGEAHARSVPSDIEKWRVRNASGGLVPFSNFTTAQWSYGPQGVTRYNGVPAMQIQGAPAPGVSTGEAIAELKRLAGDLPPGFQISLTGLSLEEQESGNQAPLLYALSLAAIFLALAALYESWSIPFAVMLAMPIGVLGALVGAWLGSFDNGVFFQVGLLTVIGLTGKNAILIVEFARDKRAAGETILEAAVDAARQRFRPILMTSMAFGLGVLPLVLSTGAGSGGRTAIGAGVLSGTIAATVLGVLFVPLFFAVISKMSGSRGKPD
- a CDS encoding helix-turn-helix domain-containing protein: MAKHETLTCFRTVFEAVGTPDFEKELADAMGNVLDFDFITMARYSTREMPRFLIHSHTFPSHMAELYLSEFAASDPYLDHWRRTRKEGVVWLQDFVRDHNRYSHYTGGLMPEIGVTDEIGVFLPGVADSSVAIFFNKKDALFSLEDSQALRGIFDACAALYRLHIRSLLRVSPEHIDSSPSLGYPLRITNSAGSTIWVTNEWSKQEVPEAELECFPLEASFGLPERFLWTLTPKDLSDQPAAQTSTIENWSNQMGLTPREKDIVQLIFKGHSSTNIAHMLDLSLGNIKNHKGRIYRKLGITSERELFLMFFGAMAE
- a CDS encoding ABC transporter permease, translated to MTRIVDTLAAAARSAWPWLLILAISAALIIVRNTLPAVIDYPDAWTLPIADWINHYMDWFVPQFQWMFRAVSSTLQLALVGVQYILLGFPWIITLSLVALIAWQAGGIRLAALTVLALLYTLISGYWIAAMNTLSLVVVALPLSVLLGFLMGYVGFRSRRMLRVILPTLDLMQTIPAFAYLIPILLLFGFGPVVGLIASVVFAVPPMVRNTILGFQRIPPAIVESARMSGCTPFQKFLWAELPTAWPQMLIGVNQTTMAALSMIIIAAIIGGFDDIGWEVLSSMRKAQFGQSLLSGIVIVLLAIMLDRVTAAFAARQLPTASHVGMSGDRFALWAVALIAIGSALAVSMPGFTIWPDRWVVYPAQNINDAVETFTTRFGAQMASVKNWVLYHLLLPVKMGFEKVIQPFTWGFTFTPLLKSAYWALTAIGCLTAFGSGWWKTGVAIIVVMGVLYFGTTGLPWASVLLLSIMLGYAVDGRRLALFLGGTIVFLLINGLWSQAMLSVYLCFVSVFLCVLFGGLIGVWAAASDLMSGIIRSINDVLQTLPQFVLLIPALMLFHVGEFTALLAIIAYAIVPMIRYTEFGLRNVSGTLVDVGVSGGCSRWQLFWLVRLPQAIPQMLIGVNQTVLYSLGMLVIAALVGTTGLGQAIYVALGRADAGMGIVAGLGMALIAMSLDRILQAVVNSHT